A window of the Helianthus annuus cultivar XRQ/B chromosome 4, HanXRQr2.0-SUNRISE, whole genome shotgun sequence genome harbors these coding sequences:
- the LOC110937373 gene encoding protein FANTASTIC FOUR 2 — protein sequence MTSIVCQGLQSCLEPQLTKSPVLTSKLSSKPKPEANSNNGWGFFNVLSNPTSNDHVNHEEVYVHPMVKRSASALSTKSLEMCTESLGTETGSDVSESSDEFNLEERERLGGLLRSKARAFERKMMSQRRGGGGFPPPLTSISGSDGTVKVRPHRENGRLVIKAVSVSNCGTKFEAERINGRLSLSLLRDCCVNVESGRAKMKNEAGEEMCDADVEEKGGSERWEVDGDRRKVGSKTKVRSSKRKSQVPNSLEKSTEFELTKCKGAGNGNNGIGNWSLFRVVIP from the coding sequence ATGACCTCAATTGTGTGTCAAGGTTTGCAATCATGCCTAGAGCCTCAGCTAACCAAATCACCTGTTCTCACCTCCAAACTGTCTTCAAAACCAAAACCCGAAGCGAATTCGAACAACGGGTGGGGCTTCTTTAACGTTCTTTCAAACCCAACATCAAATGATCATGTTAACCATGAAGAGGTGTATGTTCATCCAATGGTGAAGCGTTCTGCTTCTGCATTGAGTACCAAGAGCTTAGAAATGTGTACGGAGAGTTTAGGGACTGAAACAGGGAGTGATGTGAGTGAAAGTAGTGATGAGTTTAATTTGGAGGAAAGAGAGAGGTTGGGTGGTTTATTACGGTCAAAAGCGCGTGCTTTTGAACGCAAAATGATGAGCCAGCGTAGAGGTGGCGGCGGGTTTCCGCCGCCATTGACCTCTATCAGTGGTTCAGATGGTACTGTGAAGGTCAGGCCTCATAGGGAGAATGGGCGGTTGGTTATTAAGGCTGTGAGTGTTTCAAATTGTGGTACTAAATTTGAGGCAGAACGTATAAATGGGAGACTTAGTCTTTCTTTGTTGAGGGACTGTTGTGTAAATGTTGAAAGTGGAAGGGCTAAAATGAAAAATGAAGCCGGAGAGGAAATGTGTGACGCTGACGTGGAGGAGAAAGGTGGGAGTGAGCGGTGGGAGGTGGACGGAGATAGAAGGAAAGTCGGTAGTAAAACCAAAGTTAGATCATCGAAACGAAAATCTCAAGTACCGAACTCGTTGGAAAAGTCAACCGAGTTCGAGTTGACCAAGTGCAAAGGTGCCGGAAATGGGAATAACGGGATAGGAAACTGGAGTTTGTTTCGTGTGGTCATTCCTTGA